One Triticum dicoccoides isolate Atlit2015 ecotype Zavitan chromosome 5B, WEW_v2.0, whole genome shotgun sequence genomic window carries:
- the LOC119306522 gene encoding atherin-like: MVHAWPMPWRAHAPGAGVLGPRPGAPSPFAGHAAHYAPPPPPPAAPTYQGAAWDQSALVQALNNLSLQQQQAPPPPSSEWYLDTGATSHMSSSSGPTNPEGDPPM, from the exons ATGGTTCACGCCTGGCCCATGCCGTGGCGTGCTCACGCTCCCGGAGCTGGCGTCCTCGGCCCGCGCCCTGGCGCTCCATCACCGTTCGCCGGACACGCCGCCCActacgcgccgccgccaccgcccccggCTGCACCCACCTACCAAGGTGCGGCCTGGGACCAATCAGCGTTGGTTCAGGCCCTCAACAACCTGTCGCTCCAACAGCagcaggcgccgccgccgccatcgagtGAGTGGTACCTCGACACCGGCGCCACGTCGCACATGTCATCCTCGTCAG GACCGACGAACCCGGAGGGTGATCCTCCGATGTAA